From Sphingomonas hengshuiensis, one genomic window encodes:
- a CDS encoding ABC transporter transmembrane domain-containing protein, whose product MAETRPGIRAFAGWIGLVLAPDAAFVRLAVIYGVAISLLSLATPISVQLLINSVANTALPTPLFTLAGLLFLLLLLAGVLAAFRVHLLALFEQRLFARIVAEITLRAVHAQNPFFADARRGDLFNRYFDLMTVQKAMPSLLLGGFTIVLQGAVGLVVTSFYHPFFLAFNVVLVLALFVIWQLWASGAIRTAVAKSHAKHAAAHWLESVGGSNGFYKSSRHLDYAMDRSEAITANYVGAYRRHFRYTFAQTLALLLVYATASAALLALGGWLIIQGQLSIGQLVAAELILSGVFYGIAQFGPYLEALYDLAAGLEELSLFWDVPQESGSAEGEGPVDGAIRLRRVEHQGHGFDFEVAAGEQLAVVAAPGVERALTMLLKRHQSPARGLALIGGRDIAGLDMYRLRAEVMVLDRPSFVEMSIRDYLSLAASGDAARMVDVLETVGLAERLGGLPDGLDTIVSTSGWPLSVGELMALKLAAALLARPRLLVLSPLYDLLPPERVDAVLAALRGATTVLQFTRRPQGLARDGALWLGAREQRRCADLDELVACAREGGSDALSA is encoded by the coding sequence ATGGCTGAAACCCGCCCGGGCATCCGGGCCTTTGCAGGTTGGATCGGATTGGTGCTGGCGCCCGACGCCGCCTTTGTGCGGCTGGCGGTGATTTATGGCGTTGCGATCTCGCTCCTGTCGCTGGCGACGCCGATCTCGGTCCAGCTGCTCATCAATTCGGTCGCGAACACCGCATTGCCGACGCCGCTGTTCACGCTGGCGGGGCTGCTGTTCCTGCTGCTGCTCCTCGCGGGGGTGCTGGCGGCGTTCCGCGTCCACCTGCTCGCGCTGTTCGAGCAGCGGCTGTTCGCGCGGATCGTCGCGGAGATCACGCTGCGCGCGGTCCATGCGCAGAACCCCTTCTTCGCCGATGCCCGCCGCGGCGACCTGTTCAATCGCTATTTCGACCTGATGACGGTGCAAAAGGCGATGCCGAGCCTGTTGCTCGGCGGTTTCACGATCGTGCTTCAGGGCGCAGTGGGGCTGGTCGTCACCAGCTTTTACCACCCGTTCTTCCTCGCGTTCAACGTGGTGCTCGTCCTCGCGCTGTTCGTCATCTGGCAGCTCTGGGCCTCGGGCGCGATCCGCACCGCCGTCGCCAAGAGCCATGCCAAGCACGCCGCCGCCCACTGGCTGGAGAGCGTCGGTGGATCGAACGGCTTCTACAAGTCGAGCCGCCATCTCGACTATGCGATGGACCGGTCGGAGGCGATCACCGCCAATTATGTCGGCGCGTACCGGCGGCATTTCCGCTACACCTTCGCGCAGACGCTGGCGCTGCTGCTCGTCTATGCGACCGCCAGCGCGGCGCTGCTCGCGCTCGGCGGCTGGCTCATCATCCAGGGGCAGCTCTCAATCGGCCAGCTCGTCGCCGCCGAACTGATCCTGTCGGGCGTCTTCTACGGCATCGCCCAGTTCGGCCCCTATCTCGAGGCGCTCTACGATCTCGCCGCAGGGCTGGAGGAGCTGTCGCTGTTCTGGGACGTGCCGCAGGAATCGGGCAGCGCGGAGGGCGAAGGCCCCGTCGACGGCGCGATCCGCCTCCGCCGCGTCGAGCATCAGGGCCATGGTTTCGACTTCGAGGTCGCGGCGGGCGAACAGCTTGCCGTCGTCGCGGCGCCGGGCGTCGAGCGCGCGCTGACGATGCTGCTCAAGCGGCACCAGTCGCCCGCGCGCGGCCTCGCGCTGATCGGCGGGCGCGACATTGCCGGGCTCGACATGTACCGCCTGCGCGCCGAGGTGATGGTGCTCGACCGCCCCAGCTTCGTCGAAATGTCGATCCGCGACTATCTGTCGCTCGCCGCCTCGGGCGACGCGGCGCGGATGGTCGATGTCCTCGAAACCGTTGGGCTGGCCGAGCGGCTGGGCGGCCTTCCCGACGGGCTCGACACGATCGTCTCGACCTCGGGATGGCCGCTGTCGGTCGGCGAGCTGATGGCGCTGAAGCTCGCCGCGGCGCTGCTCGCCCGGCCCAGGCTGCTCGTGCTCTCGCCGCTGTACGACCTGCTGCCCCCCGAGCGCGTCGATGCGGTGCTCGCGGCGCTGCGCGGCGCGACGACCGTGCTCCAGTTCACTCGCCGGCCCCAGGGGCTGGCACGCGACGGCGCGCTGTGGCTCGGCGCACGCGAACAGCGGCGCTGCGCCGACCTCGACGAACTCGTCGCCTGCGCGCGCGAAGGAGGCTCCGATGCCCTTTCAGCCTGA
- a CDS encoding efflux RND transporter periplasmic adaptor subunit, with product MPFQPEHIAHFPTLASIRPPRATRVLAWLIAIGIGVVAAILFLVPWVQTSSGAGQVTALDPEDRVQDVTALVPGLVEQWYVRDGDRVRRGDPIARIVDNDPNLLARLAAERAQVVAEIAAAQQAMAVAQIDVGRSGQLLTEGLIARRDYEASQIKVADHRAKLAEARAKLSRVDVALNRQSAQTVRAPRDGRIQSINAAAGATLVSAGDRLAALAPETPVRVVELMVDGRDIAMIRPGRPVRLAFEGWPAIQFSGWPSIAQGMFDGRVRSVDPSAQPTGLFRVLVEPMPGKPVWPNADYVRLGAKVRGWIQMETVSVGYELWRTLNDFPLEFRRPSIEAAPKASAPAPAEKGK from the coding sequence ATGCCCTTTCAGCCTGAACATATCGCCCATTTCCCGACGCTCGCCAGCATCCGCCCGCCGCGTGCCACCCGCGTGCTCGCCTGGCTGATCGCCATCGGCATCGGCGTCGTTGCGGCGATCCTGTTCCTCGTCCCCTGGGTCCAGACCTCGTCCGGCGCGGGGCAGGTCACCGCGCTCGACCCCGAGGATCGCGTCCAGGACGTGACGGCGCTGGTGCCCGGCTTGGTCGAGCAATGGTATGTCCGCGACGGCGACCGGGTGCGCCGCGGCGACCCGATCGCGCGCATCGTCGACAACGACCCCAACCTGCTCGCCCGCCTCGCCGCCGAGCGTGCGCAGGTCGTGGCCGAGATCGCGGCGGCGCAACAGGCGATGGCAGTGGCCCAGATCGATGTCGGCAGATCGGGCCAGTTGCTCACCGAGGGGCTGATCGCCCGGCGCGACTATGAAGCGTCGCAGATCAAGGTCGCCGATCACCGCGCCAAGCTGGCCGAGGCGCGCGCCAAGCTCAGCCGCGTCGACGTGGCGCTCAACCGCCAGTCGGCGCAGACGGTGCGCGCGCCGCGCGACGGGCGCATCCAGTCGATCAACGCCGCTGCCGGCGCAACGCTCGTCTCGGCGGGCGATCGGCTCGCGGCGCTGGCGCCCGAGACGCCGGTGCGCGTCGTCGAGTTGATGGTCGATGGCCGCGACATCGCCATGATCCGCCCCGGGCGCCCCGTCCGGCTCGCCTTCGAAGGCTGGCCCGCGATCCAGTTCAGCGGCTGGCCTTCGATTGCACAGGGCATGTTCGACGGTCGGGTGCGCTCGGTCGATCCTTCGGCACAGCCGACGGGGCTGTTCCGCGTGCTCGTCGAGCCGATGCCGGGCAAGCCCGTCTGGCCGAACGCCGATTATGTGCGGCTGGGCGCCAAGGTGCGCGGCTGGATCCAGATGGAGACCGTCAGCGTCGGCTATGAGCTGTGGCGCACGCTCAACGATTTCCCGCTCGAATTCCGCCGCCCGTCGATCGAGGCCGCGCCCAAGGCGTCCGCGCCTGCCCCGGCGGAGAAGGGCAAATGA
- a CDS encoding hydrogen peroxide-inducible genes activator, whose protein sequence is MQPTLRQLRYLIALGDHASFTRGAAAVGVSQPSFSQQIQLVERLLGGRVVERGGGKAVLTPLGRDAVAGARRVLAEVAAFEALAERRDDALSGTIRLGVSPTLGPYILPQLVARLHSTSPDLRVHVREGLPNMLVELLADGTHDVILVQLPIEDRGLHVERLFREPLYVAMAADDPLGARAMIVEGDLAGRGLLTLQPQYRMSDQVAVLAEQAGAHVLRDYEGTSLDAIRQMAGMGMGLALLPHLYVRQEVRGGADVMVRPFAGGRHYREIGLVWRAGAGRAPAFGTLAALLREVAE, encoded by the coding sequence ATGCAACCCACGCTTCGCCAGCTCCGCTACCTGATCGCACTGGGCGACCATGCGAGCTTCACGCGCGGCGCTGCTGCGGTGGGCGTGTCGCAGCCTTCGTTTTCGCAACAGATCCAGCTTGTCGAGCGGCTGCTCGGCGGGCGCGTCGTCGAACGCGGCGGGGGCAAGGCGGTGCTCACCCCGCTGGGGCGCGACGCCGTCGCGGGGGCGCGGCGCGTCCTCGCCGAAGTCGCGGCGTTCGAGGCGCTCGCCGAGCGGCGCGACGACGCGCTGTCGGGGACGATCCGGCTTGGCGTCTCCCCCACGCTGGGGCCCTATATCCTGCCGCAGCTCGTCGCGCGGCTGCATTCGACCAGCCCGGACCTGCGCGTCCATGTCCGCGAGGGGCTGCCCAACATGCTCGTCGAACTGCTTGCGGACGGCACGCACGACGTGATCCTCGTCCAGCTGCCGATCGAGGACCGCGGACTGCATGTCGAGCGGCTGTTCCGTGAGCCGCTCTACGTCGCGATGGCAGCCGACGATCCGCTCGGCGCGCGCGCGATGATCGTCGAGGGCGATCTGGCGGGGCGCGGGCTGCTGACGCTCCAGCCGCAATACCGGATGAGCGATCAGGTCGCGGTGCTCGCCGAACAGGCGGGCGCACATGTCCTGCGCGACTATGAGGGCACCAGCCTCGACGCGATCCGCCAGATGGCGGGAATGGGCATGGGCCTCGCGCTGCTCCCGCACCTCTATGTCCGGCAGGAGGTGCGCGGCGGCGCCGACGTGATGGTCCGCCCCTTTGCCGGGGGACGCCATTATCGCGAGATCGGGCTGGTGTGGCGCGCGGGCGCCGGCCGTGCCCCGGCATTCGGGACGCTCGCGGCGTTGCTGCGCGAGGTCGCGGAATAG
- a CDS encoding bleomycin resistance protein, whose translation MANIYRVTPFMHVPDFESALQFFTDILGFTCHFRTADYAYIRREAAVFRLRQNFGDDGAPPGNRRFCYYIDVNDVDAIARELEPHIPHLNDGDVHGPVDQIYGQRELMVVAPDGNLIVFGQDIAVARD comes from the coding sequence ATGGCTAATATCTACCGCGTGACGCCGTTCATGCATGTTCCGGACTTCGAATCCGCGTTGCAATTCTTCACGGATATTCTGGGCTTTACCTGTCATTTCCGAACGGCGGACTATGCCTATATCAGGCGCGAGGCCGCCGTTTTCCGCCTCCGCCAGAATTTCGGCGACGACGGGGCGCCGCCGGGCAACCGTCGGTTCTGCTATTATATCGACGTCAACGATGTCGACGCGATCGCGCGGGAACTGGAACCGCACATCCCCCATCTCAACGACGGCGACGTCCACGGCCCGGTCGACCAGATTTATGGCCAGCGCGAATTGATGGTGGTGGCGCCCGACGGCAATCTGATCGTGTTCGGGCAGGACATCGCCGTCGCGCGGGATTGA